Proteins encoded by one window of Methanobacterium bryantii:
- the pheT gene encoding phenylalanine--tRNA ligase subunit beta yields the protein MPVITFEYDDLYKILGKEIPKDELIDLLPMISSDIEDYDDNEIKVEFFPNRPDHLSVEGVARTLKGFLGMKKGLPEYEIEPSGINVEVDPDLGDIRPYIAFGIVEGVDLTGNKLKQVMEFQEDLHWVIGRDRKKVAIGIHNLDVIKPPFFYEAADPDKDSFVPLECIQEMTLNEILHEHKKGKDYAHLLEKFDKYPLIVDSNGDVLSMPPIINGELTKLTENTRNILVDVTGTDEKAVNYALNIIMTSFAEVGGKLKSMNVIYKDRQVQTPDLTPKKKEVSVSNASKKIGIDLTAEDVVDFLGKVRIGAEIKSEDIVKAVIPAYRIDILHEVDIIENIAIGYCFKKIGSELPEIATIAEEDKGETFDNVLREILIGMGFIETMSLMLTSEKVHYKNMMLAEDERVTVAQPISTDRTMLRKNLLQGLMEFLEDNKHEELPQKIFEVGTVVFLDETCETCTQDYKKLAGAITHSTANFTEIKSTVAALFVNLGLEMNIENYNHPSFIKGRCAKVKGSINWKSEKIDVTGYFGEVHPEVITNFNLEYPVIAFEIMFKNSELF from the coding sequence ATGCCAGTTATAACATTTGAGTATGATGATCTTTATAAAATTTTAGGAAAGGAAATCCCCAAGGACGAATTAATAGATCTTCTACCTATGATTTCAAGCGATATAGAAGATTATGATGATAATGAGATTAAGGTAGAGTTTTTTCCAAACCGCCCAGACCATTTAAGTGTTGAAGGGGTTGCCAGGACACTTAAAGGATTTTTAGGTATGAAAAAAGGTCTGCCTGAATATGAAATAGAGCCTTCTGGAATAAATGTTGAAGTTGATCCTGATTTAGGCGATATAAGGCCATATATTGCTTTTGGAATAGTTGAAGGAGTGGACCTAACCGGAAATAAGTTAAAACAGGTCATGGAATTCCAGGAAGACCTTCACTGGGTTATAGGAAGGGACCGAAAAAAAGTTGCAATTGGAATTCATAATTTAGATGTTATAAAACCGCCTTTTTTCTATGAAGCCGCAGATCCAGATAAAGATTCATTTGTACCCCTTGAATGTATTCAAGAGATGACTTTAAATGAAATACTGCATGAACATAAAAAAGGGAAGGATTATGCTCATTTACTCGAAAAATTCGATAAATATCCCCTTATAGTAGATTCTAACGGTGATGTGCTTTCAATGCCACCTATAATCAATGGGGAACTTACCAAACTCACAGAAAATACCAGAAATATTCTTGTTGATGTTACTGGAACTGATGAAAAAGCTGTAAATTATGCCCTTAACATCATCATGACTTCCTTTGCCGAGGTAGGAGGCAAGTTAAAGTCTATGAATGTAATTTATAAAGACCGGCAGGTTCAAACACCTGATTTAACTCCAAAGAAAAAAGAAGTAAGTGTCAGCAATGCTTCAAAGAAAATTGGAATAGACCTCACTGCAGAAGATGTAGTAGATTTCCTTGGAAAAGTTAGAATTGGAGCCGAAATTAAAAGTGAAGACATAGTTAAAGCTGTAATTCCCGCATACAGAATAGATATCTTACATGAAGTTGATATTATTGAAAATATTGCTATAGGGTACTGCTTTAAAAAAATAGGGTCTGAGCTACCTGAAATTGCAACCATAGCAGAGGAAGATAAAGGTGAAACTTTTGACAATGTGCTAAGGGAAATTTTAATTGGAATGGGCTTTATTGAAACAATGAGCCTTATGCTTACCAGCGAAAAAGTGCATTATAAAAACATGATGCTTGCTGAGGATGAACGTGTAACTGTAGCCCAACCAATATCAACAGACAGGACCATGTTAAGAAAGAACCTCTTACAGGGGTTAATGGAATTTTTAGAAGATAACAAACATGAAGAACTCCCACAAAAGATTTTTGAAGTTGGAACTGTTGTATTTTTAGATGAAACATGCGAAACATGCACTCAGGATTATAAAAAGTTAGCAGGGGCTATAACTCATTCTACTGCAAACTTTACAGAAATCAAATCTACAGTTGCAGCATTATTCGTAAATCTTGGGCTTGAAATGAATATTGAAAATTACAACCATCCTTCTTTTATAAAAGGGAGATGTGCAAAAGTTAAAGGCAGTATTAACTGGAAATCTGAAAAGATTGATGTTACAGGTTACTTTGGAGAAGTCCATCCAGAAGTTATAACCAATTTCAACCTGGAATACCCAGTTATTGCATTTGAAATCATGTTTAAAAACTCTGAATTATTTTAA
- a CDS encoding secondary thiamine-phosphate synthase enzyme YjbQ, producing the protein MEMEKFVLNKGSNKRVEIIDMTQDINDILTKGKIKDGVINIFARHSTAGIVINENESGLVKDFQNALESLIPENNNYLHDRIDNNADSHIRSFFIGSSETIPVENSHLSLGTWQSVFFVELDGPRNRKFVITVMGK; encoded by the coding sequence ATGGAGATGGAAAAATTCGTATTAAATAAAGGATCAAACAAGAGGGTTGAAATTATAGACATGACACAGGATATTAATGATATTCTAACTAAAGGTAAAATAAAAGATGGTGTGATTAATATATTTGCCAGGCATTCAACCGCGGGAATAGTTATAAATGAAAATGAATCTGGACTGGTGAAAGATTTTCAAAATGCCCTGGAATCTTTAATTCCAGAGAATAATAACTATTTACATGATAGGATAGATAACAATGCGGATTCACATATAAGATCTTTTTTTATTGGAAGTAGTGAAACTATTCCTGTAGAAAATAGTCATTTAAGTTTAGGGACATGGCAGAGTGTTTTTTTCGTTGAACTTGACGGTCCGAGAAATAGAAAATTTGTAATTACAGTTATGGGCAAATAG
- a CDS encoding methanogen output domain 1-containing protein: MSGKKIMIVEDEVIMAMAVEQKLIDLGYNVVDTVDRGEEAIKHAKQLRPDLILMDIVLKGDMDGIQAAQHIHDDLDIPVIYLTAYSDDEILKRARITEPYGYMVKPFRTSEMKAHIEMALYKHESEKRNSENIKRKILADYYDFVLTALPQYAEASQEKLKDMLLNILEKRLEEEFKPNFDEEMGDELTEDPDILFKYYLTWLSDLFNGFGIQNELLFNDQGYYIEFLNCPWKEDAKKKHVFCLNCYAIMNSSFKWIEFEGNVDQRTAIADGSKSCIFRFQ; this comes from the coding sequence ATGTCTGGCAAAAAAATTATGATAGTTGAAGATGAGGTCATTATGGCAATGGCTGTTGAACAGAAATTAATAGATCTGGGATATAACGTCGTAGACACAGTTGATCGGGGCGAAGAAGCAATCAAACATGCAAAACAATTACGGCCTGACTTGATATTGATGGATATAGTATTGAAAGGGGATATGGATGGTATTCAAGCTGCACAACACATACATGATGATTTGGATATTCCAGTTATCTATTTAACAGCATATTCTGATGATGAAATATTAAAACGTGCACGGATAACAGAACCTTATGGATATATGGTTAAACCCTTTAGAACAAGCGAAATGAAAGCTCATATTGAGATGGCGCTTTACAAGCATGAATCAGAAAAGAGAAACAGTGAAAACATCAAGAGAAAAATATTGGCTGACTACTATGACTTTGTTTTAACTGCTCTGCCCCAATATGCTGAAGCTTCCCAAGAAAAACTTAAAGATATGCTTTTAAACATACTTGAAAAACGGTTAGAAGAAGAATTTAAACCCAATTTTGATGAAGAAATGGGCGATGAATTAACCGAGGATCCGGACATCCTATTTAAATATTACCTTACATGGCTATCTGATCTATTTAACGGGTTTGGCATACAAAATGAACTCCTGTTTAATGATCAGGGATATTATATAGAATTTTTAAACTGCCCATGGAAAGAGGATGCTAAAAAGAAACATGTTTTTTGCCTTAACTGTTATGCAATTATGAATTCCAGCTTTAAATGGATAGAATTTGAAGGAAATGTAGATCAAAGGACAGCCATAGCAGATGGGTCTAAATCATGTATTTTTAGATTTCAGTAA
- a CDS encoding histidine kinase dimerization/phosphoacceptor domain -containing protein — protein MKEEFKIIILEDVQYDVELIEYELRREGIKFTSKQVEIEEDFIKGLNIFKPDVILADHSLPKFDGVSALEIAKKIVPEVPFIFVSGKIGDEFAVDMLKKGATDYVFKNNLTKLVPAILRAITERDELTELKRSKIELQIALQEKEMLLKEIHHRVKNNLIMISNLLELQSHYIKDKTDFNFFRESQNRANSMALIHERFYQSSDLKSIDFGDYICTLATDLVNTYVNASGQINLITDVENIMLDIDTAIPLGLILNELLTNSLKYAFPVTSSCGLSDGTSASSAAFNCRFEDLTSISSSNTVQESVNKNARITVIFHKISDKFELIVKDNGIGFPKDLDYKKTGTLGLELINRITKQIDGIIELDTSEGTEFKITFKELEI, from the coding sequence ATGAAAGAAGAATTTAAGATCATTATACTGGAAGATGTTCAGTATGATGTTGAGTTAATAGAATACGAATTGCGCCGTGAAGGTATAAAATTCACATCTAAACAGGTAGAAATAGAGGAAGATTTCATTAAAGGGCTTAATATATTTAAACCAGATGTGATATTGGCTGATCATTCTCTTCCTAAATTTGATGGTGTTTCAGCTTTAGAAATTGCTAAAAAAATAGTCCCTGAAGTTCCATTTATTTTTGTAAGTGGAAAAATAGGAGATGAATTTGCGGTGGACATGCTGAAAAAAGGCGCTACAGATTATGTCTTTAAAAATAATCTTACAAAATTAGTACCTGCAATTTTAAGAGCCATCACAGAACGTGATGAGTTAACTGAACTTAAAAGAAGTAAAATTGAGTTACAGATAGCTTTGCAGGAAAAAGAGATGCTTTTAAAAGAAATCCATCACAGGGTTAAAAATAATCTTATTATGATATCGAATTTACTTGAGCTTCAGTCCCATTATATCAAGGATAAAACGGATTTTAATTTTTTCAGAGAAAGTCAAAATCGAGCAAATTCAATGGCACTTATACATGAAAGATTTTATCAATCATCAGACCTTAAAAGCATTGATTTTGGAGATTATATCTGTACTCTGGCAACTGATTTAGTTAATACATATGTAAATGCTTCTGGACAGATTAACCTGATTACTGATGTGGAAAATATAATGTTAGATATAGATACTGCAATTCCATTGGGCCTGATATTAAATGAGTTACTAACCAACAGTTTAAAATATGCTTTCCCTGTAACCTCCAGTTGTGGACTATCAGATGGAACATCTGCCAGCTCTGCAGCTTTCAACTGCAGGTTTGAAGATTTAACATCCATCAGTTCATCTAATACAGTTCAAGAGTCTGTAAATAAAAACGCCAGGATCACAGTAATATTCCATAAAATCAGTGATAAATTTGAATTAATCGTTAAAGATAATGGAATAGGATTTCCAAAAGATTTAGATTATAAAAAAACAGGCACATTGGGCTTAGAGCTTATTAATAGGATTACAAAACAAATAGATGGAATTATAGAGCTGGATACATCTGAAGGTACTGAATTTAAAATTACATTTAAAGAATTAGAGATATAA